In Zonotrichia leucophrys gambelii isolate GWCS_2022_RI chromosome 6, RI_Zleu_2.0, whole genome shotgun sequence, one genomic interval encodes:
- the DHX32 gene encoding putative pre-mRNA-splicing factor ATP-dependent RNA helicase DHX32, with amino-acid sequence MEFLTFSPENHCFSELLDGSDGDEEEILVCGEDLELNPFDGLPYSSRYYRLMKEREELPIWQEKCTFMETLLHNQIVIVSGDAKTGKSSQVPQWCAEHCLALQPRGAVVCTQVLPRAAVALALRVADQMELGVGHEVGYCVPFESCCAPDTILRYCTDEMLQREMMSTPLLSCYSVIVLDDVHQRTVATDALLGLLKGVLAARAELRLVLLTAPHMGSALQAFCGSAPVLCVRARHRAQAVFSCSPLGDPFVPALRLLLEIHHARERGDIVIFLASEHEIEKAYQMIRQEQPNLNPDLGELIPIPLYPTKQDLAPKLLQNKQKCCQKYRRKVLLTTSSGEPLVWTKNVTFVIDVGVETRKVYNPRIRADSVLTQPISQSQAEVHKQILGMSPSGKIFCLYPEEFTHKEMKAEIPAKVQESNLTSLVLFLKRMDIAGFAHCDFISSPAPESLMQALEDLDYLAALDNDGNLSEFGIIMSEFPLDPQLSKSLLASCEFECVDEMLTIAAMVTAPSCFLLAPPGTEEIARSRWRRFCHPAGDHCTLINVFNAFRAASASPTHTELSREQWCCECFLSCSALSTAEMIRAELLETMKRIELPISAPAFGSEANLLSIKKALLSGYFMHIARDVDGSGNYLMLTHKQVAQLHPFSSYCSTRRIPEWVLFHEFSISEGNSIRVVSEISPHLFAELVPQYYFSNLPPSESKEILQEVINHLAPVSATREEQKTASDSKENEEFPQTPTEQRCVIQ; translated from the exons ATGGAGTTTTTAACCTTTTCTCCAGAGAACCACTGCTTCTCAGAATTACTCGACGGCAGCGATGGGGATGAAGAGGAAATTCTTGTCTGTGGAGAAGATTTAGAGCTTAATCCTTTTGATGGCTTGCCTTACTCCTCCCGTTACTACAGACTGatgaaggagagagaagagcttCCAATATGGCAGGAAAAATGTACTTTCATGGAAACTCTGCTTCATAATCAAATTGTGATTGTGTCAGGAGATGCTAAGACTGGCAAGAGCTCCCAG GTCCCTCAGTGGTGTGCCGAGcactgcctggccctgcagccccgcGGGGCCGTGGTGTGCACGCAGGTGCTGCCCCGCGCCGCCGTGGCGCTGGCCCTGCGTGTGGCCGATCAGATGGAGCTCGGCGTGGGCCATGAGGTGGGGTACTGCGTGCCCTTCGAGAGCTGCTGCGCGCCCGACACCATCCTCAG GTACTGCACGGACGAGATGCTGCAGAGGGAGATGATGTCCACGCCCCTGCTGAGCTGCTACAGCGTCATCGTCCTGGACGACGTGCACCAGAGGACTGTGGCCACCGATGCCCTGCTGGGCCTGCTGAAGGGGGTGCTGGCAGCCcgggcagagctgaggctggtgctgctcactGCCCCCCACATGGGCAGCGCCCTGCAGGCCTTCTGTGGCAGCGCGCCCGTGCTGTGCGTGCGGGCCCGGCACCGCGCCCAGGCCGtgttctcctgcagccccctcggGGACCCCTTCGTGCCCGccctcaggctgctcctggagatCCACCACGCCAGGGAGCGGGGGGACATCGTCATCTTCCTGGCGTCTGAGCAC GAAATTGAGAAAGCTTATCAGATGATCAGACAGGAACAACCCAATTTAAACCCTGACCTTGGAGAGCTCATCCCCATCCCTTTGTACCCCACAAAACAAGACCTGGCTCCCAAACTCCTtcaaaacaagcagaaatgcTGCCAAAAATACAGGAGGAAAGTGCTGCTCACCACCAGCTCTGGAGAGCCTCTGGTCTGGACCAAAAACGTGACTTTTGTCATCGATGTGGGTGTGGAGACAAGAAAG GTGTACAATCCTAGAATCAGAGCAGACTCTGTTCTGACCCAGCCTATCAGCCAGAGTCAAGCAGAGGTGCATAAACAAATTCTGGGCATGTCTCCATCAG ggaaaatctTCTGCTTGTACCCTGAGGAATTTACACACAAGGAAATGAAGGCAGAAATTCCAGCTAAAGTTCAGGAATCCAACCTCACCAGCTTGGTGCTGTTCCTGAAGAGGATGGACATAGCAGGCTTTGCTCACTGTGACTTCATCAGCAGCCCAG CTCCTGAGAGCCTGATGCAGGCTTTGGAAGATCTGGATTATCTGGCAGCGCTGGACAACGATGGGAACCTCTCTGAATTTGGGATTATTATGTCAGAATTCCCCCTGGATCCTCAGCTGTCCAAGTCACTGCTGGCTTCCTGTGAATTTGAGTGTGTGGATGAGATGCTCACCATTGCAGCCATGGTCACAG ctcccagctgcttcctgctcGCCCcccctggcacagaggagaTCGCTCGGAGCCGCTGGCGCCGCTTCTGCCACCCTGCAGGAGATCACTGCACCCTCATCAACGTCTTCAACGCCTtcagggcagcctctgccagccccacacacacag agctcagcagggagcAGTGGTGCTGTGAGtgcttcctgagctgctctgccctgagcaCGGCAGAGATGATCCGAGCCGAGCTGCTGGAGACCATGAAGCGCATTGAGCTGCCCATCTCAGCGCCAGCCTTTGGATCAGAAGCCAATCTGCTCAGCATTAAGAAAGCTCTTTTATCTGGTTACTTCATGCAC atTGCTCGTGATGTGGATGGCTCAGGGAATTATTTAATGCTGACACACAAACAAGTGGCCCAGCTGCACCCCTTCTCATCCTATTGCAGCACCAGGAGGATTCCAGAGTGGGTTTTGTTCCATGAGTTCAGCATCTCAGAGGGCAATTCCATCAGAGTTGTCTCTGAGATCTCCCCCCATCT ATTTGCAGAGCTGGTACCTCAGTATTATTTCAGCAATCTTCCTCCAAGTGAAAGCAAGGAAATTCTGCAGGAAGTGATCAATCACTTGGCACCTGTTTCAGCCACAAGGGAGGAACAGAAAACTGCCAGTGACagcaaagaaaatgaggaatttccCCAAACTCCCACTGAGCAGAGATGTGTTATTCAGTGA
- the BCCIP gene encoding BRCA2 and CDKN1A-interacting protein gives MATPAKRRARGPAGDQGSHSGSGSSEGSDSGSESSACSDSDEPIAEEVNVEFEAHSISDNDYNGIKKLLQQLFLKAPVNTAELTDILIQQNHIGSIIKQAEVQEDSSDDEEDDDEVFGFISCLNLTERKGTQCAEQIKELLLGRCEQSCEQPVLEQLSKLLSDSTKPVGLILSERFINVPPQIALPMHQQLQKELAEAQRTNKPCGKCHYYLLISKTFTEATKSNSKRKEGKNQPKEELMFANAEEEFFHEKALLKFSYCVQEESDSCLGGRWSFDDVPMKPLRTVLVVPADGIPGIMEKLKDYLSL, from the exons ATGGCCACGCCGGCCAAGCGCCGGGCGCGGGGCCCCGCCGGGGACCAAGGATCCCACAGCGGCTCCGGCAGCTCCGAGGGCTCCGACAGCGGCTCCGAGAGCTCGGCGTGCTCCGACTCGGACGAGCCCATCGCTGAG GAGGTGAATGTTGAATTTGAAGCACATTCCATATCAGACAATGACTATAATGGGATAAAGAAGTTACTACAGCAG TTGTTTCTAAAAGCTCCTGTTAACACTGCTGAATTAACTGATATATTAATACAACAGAACCATATTGGGAGTATTATCAAG CAAGCAGAAGTGCAGGAAGACAGTTCTGATGATGAAGAAGATGATGATGAAGTATTTGGTTTTATAAGCTGCTTGAACTTAACAGAAAGGAAG GGCACGCAGTGTGCTGAGCAGAtcaaagagctgctcctggggcgctgtgagcagagctgtgagcagccggtgctggagcagctcagcaaacTCCTCAGTGACAGCACCAAGCCTGTGGGGCTCATCCTGAGCGAGAGGTTCATCAATGTCCCCCCTCAGATTGCTCTGCCcatgcaccagcagctcca gAAGGAGCTGGCTGAGGCCCAGAGGACAAACAAACCCTGTGGGAAGTGCCACTATTACCTCCTCATCAGCAAGACCTTTACAGAAGCCACAAAGAGCAATTCTAAgaggaaagaagggaagaatCAGCCAAAGGAGGAATTGATGTTTGCAAATGCAGAGGAAGAATTCTTTCATGAG AAAGCCCTTCTGAAATTCAGCTACTGTGTGCAAGAGGAAAGCGACTCCTGCCTGGGAGGCAGATGGTCCTTTGATGATGTGCCCATGAAGCCCCTCAGGACAGTTCTTGTAGTTCCAGCCGATGGAATCCCTGGAATTATGGAAAAACTCAAAGATTATCTCTCCCTCTGA